A stretch of the Leguminivora glycinivorella isolate SPB_JAAS2020 chromosome 2, LegGlyc_1.1, whole genome shotgun sequence genome encodes the following:
- the LOC125235106 gene encoding transcriptional repressor p66-alpha produces MDVDDSAVDLSVRSLPPELSELRALTASGLTITPAQPPPHIIDRGASGKRVLRPRSEQRSYAESPDIVLLPAAPPHRKPSAAPFTDMSSKMNSTSAVNVSITAAAAPESPRDPRDDDSSDDENEPPIPPVDRELSSAEIWERERLVRALREKLRAEETRLVLLRKIRQSQCAPPKQQQQQQQAEAAGTALAASGCVVPPGVTVTPAPPPAHQHNKRSTSTANATAATANSSRRTSSLPGGATLTPGPYRTQSSGSGASITPSVTITPAPPPAAANAKPAQDNSSVTSSTSDAASSRSGEESQTPAQRQAAAKLALRKQLEKTLLQIPPPKPPPPEMNFIPSPSNTDFVYLVGLEHVVDYLTNEDRMPRSTVPAVCAQCGCDFTPVWRWERAPSRRLDPTFTAPPAPPQARRLCELCVSGNVKRALKAEHTARLKTAFVRALQQEQEIERRLSAACASPPASSSTPAASTPASAATPAPPPAHAHAHRPQMSVTRTSARAAPTPPAAPAAKPAPQAPASRSSSLGSSSLERAERHHERRAEGEAPAKKGKGSSSSSTSQSSSSKPHQFAAAAAAQMAFEQHSAAAMQALQHQLLRGLSGAGASGSMSPAAAAAAMMQFSPLLYTYQLAMAQASALGKRSGKNSSGSSSAAMAEMQRVAEAQRQYLLDMIPGQHARNPWTKN; encoded by the exons ATGGATGTAGACGATTCAGCTGTCGACCTGAGCGTCAG GTCTTTGCCCCCTGAGTTGAGCGAGCTCCGGGCTCTCACGGCCAGCGGGCTGACCATAACGCCAGCTCAGCCTCCTCCACAT ATTATTGATAGA GGAGCGAGCGGTAAGCGCGTGCTGCGGCCGCGCTCGGAGCAGCGCAGCTACGCCGAGAGCCCGGACATCGTGCTCCtgcccgccgcgccgccgcacCGCAAGCCCAGCGCCGCCCCCTTCACGG ACATGAGCAGCAAGATGAACTCAACATCAGCAGTCAACGTGTCCATAACCGCTGCAGCCGCTCCTGAGTCTCCGAGGGACCCCCGAGATGACGACTCCTCTGACGATGAGAATGAGCCCCCCATACCTCCTGTAGACCGG GAGCTGTCGAGCGCGGAGATATGGGAGCGCGAGCGCCTAGTCCGCGCGTTGCGTGAAAAACTTCGCGCCGAAGAAACGCGTTTGGTCCTTCTGCGAAAGATTCGCCAGTCGCAATGCGCGCCACCCAAG cagcagcagcagcagcagcaggcGGAGGCGGCCGGCACGGCGCTGGCGGCGTCGGGCTGCGTGGTGCCGCCCGGCGTCACCgtcacgcccgcgccgccgcccgcgcacCAGCACAACAAG CGGTCGACCAGCACGGCGAACGCGACGGCGGCGACGGCTAACTCGAGCCGGCGCACCTCCAGCCTGCCTGGCGGCGCCACTCTCACTCCGGGACCCTACCGCACTCAG TCGTCTGGCAGCGGCGCGAGCATCACGCCCTCCGTCACCATCACgccggcgccgccgcccgccgccgccaACGCCAAG CCGGCTCAGGATAACTCGTCGGTGACTAGCAGTACCAGCGACGCA GCCAGTTCGCGCAGCGGCGAGGAGTCACAGACACCAGCGCAGCGCCAGGCGGCTGCCAAGTTGGCGCTTCGCAAGCAGCTCGAGAAGACCCTCTTGCAA ATCCCGCCGCCCAAACCGCCGCCGCCGGAGATGAACTTTATCCCCTCGCCCTCCAACACCGACTTCGTATATCTGGTCGGCTTGGAGCATGTGGTCGACTACCTCACCAACGAGGACCG catGCCGCGCTCCACAGTCCCAGCAGTGTGCGCTCAATGCGGCTGCGACTTTACTCCCGTGTGGCGCTGGGAGCGCGCGCCTTCACGCCGTCTAGATCCCACCTTCACCGCGCCACCGGCCCCGCCGCAAGCACGGCGCCTGTGCGAGCTGTGTGTGTCCGGCAACGTCAAGAGAGCGCTCAAG GCGGAGCACACGGCGCGGCTGAAGACGGCGTTCGTGCGCGCGCTGCAGCAGGAGCAGGAGATCGAGCGCCGCCTGTCCGCCGCTTGCGCCTCGCCGCCCGCCTCCTCCTCCACCCCCGCCGCCTCCACCCCCGCGTCCGCCGCcacccccgcgccgccgcccgcgcacgcgcacgcgcaccgACCGCAG ATGTCGGTGACGCGCACcagcgcgcgcgccgcgcccaCGCCGCCCGCCGCGCCGGCCGCCAAGCCCGCGCCGCAAGCGCCCGCCAG CCGCAGCTCGTCTCTCGGTTCGTCATCCCTGGAGCGCGCGGAGCGCCACCACGAGCGGCGCGCGGAGGGCGAGGCGCCCGCCAAGAAAGGTAAAG GCTCGTCTTCGAGCAGCACGAGCCAGAGCAGCAGCAGCAAGCCGCATCAG ttcgcggcggcggcggcggcgcagaTGGCGTTCGAGCAGCACTCCGCGGCCGCCATGCAGGCGCTGCAGCACCAGCTGCTCAGAG GTCTGAGCGGTGCGGGCGCCAGCGGCAGCATGtcccccgccgccgccgcggccgcCATGATGCAGTTCAGCCCGCTGCTCTACACCTACCAGCTCGCCATGGCGCAGGCCTCGGCCCTCGGCAAGCGGT CTGGTAAGAACAGCAGCGGCAGCAGCAGCGCAGCCATGGCGGAGATGCAGCGCGTGGCCGAGGCGCAGCGCCAGTACCTGCTCGACATGATCCCCGGCCAGCACGCGCGCAACCCCTGGACCAAGAACTAA